In Festucalex cinctus isolate MCC-2025b chromosome 5, RoL_Fcin_1.0, whole genome shotgun sequence, a single genomic region encodes these proteins:
- the rilpl2 gene encoding RILP-like protein 2, which translates to MEFDEDSSPALAFEKDAFELTVEDVYDISYVVGRDLLRISRTGEEVSDLQFRIVRVLEMFETMVNKYNLSMEELKMERDNLRSELDRVVTESSTGQGTQAVGPNQMVVDLSDPNRPRFTMQELKEVLQERNQLKAQLLVAQDELQLYKSGILPQGQAAMVEVDLDAPAQNGAAGVNNAKEKTTIGKLFSFRRK; encoded by the exons ATGGAGTTCGATGAGGATTCGTCGCCCGCTTTGGCGTTCGAGAAGGACGCCTTCGAGCTGACTGTGGAGGACGTGTACGACATCTCTTACGTCGTCGGCCGAGACTTGTTGAGAATTAGCCGCACGGGGGAAGAGGTGTCCGACCTCCAGTTTCGCATCGTCCGCGTGCTGGAGATGTTCGAGACGATGGTCAACAAGTACAACTTGTCcatggaggagttgaaaatggaGCGGGATAACCTGAGGAGCGAACTGGACCGCGTCGTCACGGAAAGCTCCACCGGCCAGGGAACG CAAGCGGTGGGACCCAATCAGATGGTGGTGGACCTGAGTGACCCCAACAGGCCTCGCTTCACCATGCAGGAGTTAAAGGAGGTGCTGCAGGAAAGGAACCAGTTAAAGGCCCAGCTCCTGGTGGCCCAAGATGAGCTGCAACTCTACAAGAG CGGGATTCTGCCACAGGGCCAAGCGGCCATGGTGGAAGTGGACCTGGACGCGCCTGCGCAGAACGGAGCGGCCGGGGTCAACAATGCAAAAGAGAAGACCACCATTGGAAAACT
- the LOC144018449 gene encoding RILP-like protein 1: MSALEKPWSELTVLDVYDIAAALAQEFERTIERFGCEALAGVVPKVVRVLEHLESLVSRRADAVGGGQEADELRRELLRLRQERSDRTAHERKHHQELEQVEDVWRAEVEDLLSQVAQLQAENKKLLTSRALSHVSVEDRDMHQQDDGMTEKEKQVMNRLNKLVEKQRDEIQAKDHQLALKNDDVEALQMQQHRLIRINQDLRHRLGKMEVHGKAAVRRRAELEAAAQARQREMDALRHELRRLQKERQEWELEREVAKMEESFPTASASRASPQASVCIEADSVWAECGGEHDLLENLPNCLSGSAQGDVNTSQQDTDTSEFLLDDVPEEEEEEEETESEAPHFTLQELRDVLQERNQLKAQVFLLEEELAYYKSEDSEEDVSCLLGASSSLTPPPPPCNASSDLPESGIRHLIFTAIMPMVAAGLIADDPTLLPIRRLVSLV, translated from the exons ATGTCTGCTCTGGAGAAGCCCTGGTCCGAGCTGACCGTGTTGGACGTGTATGACATCGCCGCGGCCCTGGCGCAAGAGTTCGAGCGGACCATCGAGCGCTTCGGCTGCGAGGCTCTGGCCGGGGTGGTCCCCAAGGTGGTCCGAGTCCTGGAGCACCTGGAATCGCTGGTGAGCCGCCGCGCAGACGCCGTCGGTGGTGGGCAGGAAGCCGACGAGCTGCGGCGGGAGCTGCTGAGACTGAGGCAGGAGCGCAGCGACAGGACGGCGCATGAGAGGAAGCACCACCAG gAGTTGGAGCAAGTGGAGGACGTGTGGAGAGCCGAGGTTGAGGATCTCCTCTCACAGGTGGCTCAGTTGCAGGCGGAGAACAAAAAGTTGCTGACCAGCCGAGCTCTCAGCCATGTTTCCGTCGAAGACCGAGACATGCACCAGCAAGATGATG GGATGACAGAGAAGGAAAAGCAAGTGATGAACAGGCTCAACAAGTTGGTGGAGAAGCAGAGGGACGAAATCCAGGCCAAAGACCACCAGCTGGCGCTAAAAAACGATGACGTGGAGGCA CTCCAGATGCAGCAGCACCGTCTGATCCGGATCAATCAGGATCTCCGTCACAGGCTCGGCAAGATGGAGGTGCACGGCAAGGCGGCCGTGCGGCGGCGGGCCGAGCTGGAGGCGGCGGCGCAGGCCCGTCAGCGCGAAATGGACGCCCTGCGGCACGAGTTGAGGCGGTTGCAGAAGGAGAGGCAGGAGTGGGAACTGGAGAGGGAGGTGGCCAAGATGGAGGAGAGCTTCCCGACCGCGTCCGCGTCCAGAGCGTCTCCGCAA GCATCCGTCTGCATCGAGGCGGACTCGGTGTGGGCCGAGTGCGGAGGAGAACACGACCTCTTGGAAAACCTTCCCAACTGCCTCAGCGGCTCAGCGCAAGGAGACGTCAACACAAGTCAGCAGGACACAGACACGTCTGAATTCCTACTG GATGATGTgcctgaggaggaggaggaggaggaagaaacgGAGTCGGAAGCTCCTCACTTCACTCTGCAGGAGCTCCGCGACGTCCTGCAGGAGCGAAACCAACTCAAGGCTCAAGTGTTCCTCTTGGAGGAAGAGTTGGCCTATTACAAAAG TGAGGATTCAGAAGAGGATGTCAGCTGCCTCCTCGGTGCTTCATCTTCGCTGACGCCGCCACCACCGCCCTGCAACGCCTCCTCAGATCTGCCGGAATCCGGAATACGCCACCT GATCTTCACCGCCATCATGCCCATGGTCGCCGCCGGTTTAATCGCGGATGACCCAACGTTGTTGCCAATCAGACGCCTCGTGTCccttgtatga
- the hip1rb gene encoding huntingtin interacting protein 1 related b isoform X1, translated as MNTISTRVKTRRTEASLGAEREHFDKQQLSSISKAINSTETPVKEKHARRIILGTHREKGAFTFWSYALGFPLASSSILSWKFCHVLHKVLRDGHRNVLQDCMRHFSSIVELGQLWGNLHDRYGQLVALYSKLLCTKLKFHNKHSEIPANLEVSDEVLERTAGTDVNNVFQLTVEVFDYMDVELKLAETVLRQLNSSIAISTLTSGQCRLSPLIQVIQDCSQLYHFMVKLLFKLHACLPADTLQGHRDRFRDQFQSLKTFFNRAREMYYFKRLIQIPRLPDSPPNFLHAASLAKHVKLVVVIPDEDDGDDDDDEPEPLIDVSDANSQAAPQPDIFDQAFGPPNGGFDDRDAQIESLKRDLELLRAELEKVKAEAQRYITQLKSQINSLEAELEEQRSQKQRALVENEQLRIALEVARRRNTEHESLQSTFVEAEQRAQATEQRYNKLKEKHTELVASHAELLRKSADTVKMLSATQQTQEEVARTKQQLTFEVDRIRQEADMKMEEQKFEMEKLRRELSEKMAEITLIKANLQSSELTSAQVNSSMTALQAEKERLMRSVSEKEAQLSSVRQSAQLQQSTVQQEKDKSSKELSELQAKLKEKARQEELLKQKLLDEQFALLQGTVTEAENIIQDAVAKLDDPLHVRCTSSPDYLISRAEVALRSVDNVKKGQAEYVKDMKDAGALLRSLTHFSHSAADTIINGSATAHMAPTDHADRLTENCRSCATQCLQYLKELKSKGTLQRADPASIKVIIQKILHLGQELRPKGMDVRQDELGDLVDKEMAATSAAIEEAVRRIDEVMNQARKDTSGIKLEVNERILNSCTDLMKAIRMLVLASTELQKEIVESGRGAASVREFYAKNSRWTEGLISAAKAVGWGATEMVESADKVVLHTGKYEELIVCSHEIAASTAQLVAASKVKADRHSKRLTVLQQASRLVNEMAAKVVGSTRTGQDDLDDKDPMDFSGFSLIKFKKEEMESQVKVLELESQLENERLRLGELRKQHYTLAGVPLDQLQLDDGSSDDPASLVSMSMSPKFNKPALMKKPTLAQKPNVLLKSPFK; from the exons ATGAACACCATCTCGACGCGGGTCAAGACCAGACGGACTGAGGCCAGCCTCGGTGCCGAAAGGGAACATTTCGACAAGCAGCAG CTAAGCAGCATCAGCAAAGCCATCAATTCCACCGAAACACCTGTGAAAGAGAAGCATGCACGac GCATCATCCTGGGCACTCACCGGGAGAAGGGGGCCTTCACCTTCTGGTCCTACGCCCTGGGCTTCCCCCTGGCCAGCAGCTCCATCCTCAGCTGGAAGTTCTGCCACGTGCTGCACAAAGTCCTACGCGACGGCCACCGCAAT GTGTTACAAGACTGCATGAGACATTTCAGCTCTATTGTGGAACTTGGCCAGCTTTGG GGCAACCTGCACGATCGATACGGACAGTTGGTGGCGCTCTATTCCAAGCTGCTCTGCACCAAACTGAAGTTTCACAACAAG CACTCTGAAATCCCCGCCAACTTGGAGGTCTCAGATGAGGTGCTGGAGCGCACGGCGGGGACAGACGTCAACAATGT CTTCCAGCTTACCGTGGAGGTGTTTGATTACATGGATGTCGAGTTGAAGTTGGCTgagacag TGCTGCGGCAGCTCAACTCGTCCATCGCCATCTCCACGCTCACGTCGGGCCAGTGTCGCCTGTCTCCGCTTATACAGGTCATCCAGGACTGCAGTCAACTCTACCACTTCATGGTGAAGCTGCTCTTCAAGCTGCATGCAT GTCTCCCCGCTGACACTTTACAAGGACACCGGGATCGCTTCCGGGACCAGTTCCAGAG CCTCAAGACCTTCTTCAATAGAGCCAGAGAGATGTACTACTTCAAAAGGCTCATTCAGATCCCCAGACTGCCTGAT TCGCCACCCAACTTCCTGCACGCGGCCTCACTGGCGAAGCACGTCAAGCTGGTGGTGGTCATCCCCGACGAGGATGACggcgatgacgatgacgatgagcCCGAGCCGCTCATTGACGTTAGTGACGCTAACTCGCAGGCCGCGCCACAGCCCGACATCTTCGATCAGGCCTTCGGCCCGCCCAATGGAGGCTTCGACGACAG GGATGCCCAGATTGAGAGCCTCAAGCGGGATCTGGAGTTATTGCGAGCTGAGCTGGAGAAGGTGAAAGCCGAG GCTCAGCGCTACATCACGCAACTCAAGTCGCAGATCAACAGCTTGGAGGCGGAGCTGGAGGAGCAGAGGTCTCAGAAGCAACGCGCGCTGGTGGAAAACGAGCAGCTGCGCATCGCCCTGGAGGTGGCGCGCCGCCGCAACACCGAGCACGAAAGCCTGCAGAGCACCTTCGTGGAGGCCGAAC AACGCGCCCAGGCCACAGAGCAACGCTACAATAAGCTGAAAGAGAAGCACACGGAGCTGGTGGCCAGTCATGCTGAACTACTTCGCAAG AGTGCCGACACGGTGAAGATGCTGTCTGCCACCCAGCAGACTCAGGAGGAGGTGGCGAGGACCAAGCAGCAGCTGACCTTTGAGGTGGATCGGATAAGGCAGGAGGCGGACATGAAG ATGGAGGAGCAGAAGTTTGAGATGGAGAAGCTGAGGAGGGAACTGTCCGAGAAGATGGCGGAAATAACGCTCATCAAGGCCAACCTGCAGAGCAGCGAGCTG ACTTCGGCCCAAGTCAACAGCAGCATGACCGCCCTGCAGGCGGAGAAGGAGCGCCTGATGCGCTCGGTGAGTGAGAAGGAGGCCCAGCTGTCGTCCGTGCGCCAGAGCGCGCAGCTGCAGCAGTCCACGGTGCAGCAGGAGAAGGACAAGAGCAGCAAGGAGCTTAGCGAGCTGCAGGCCAAGCTCAAGGAGAAG GCCAGACAGGAGGAGCTGCTGAAGCAGAAGCTCCTGGATGAGCAATTTGCGTTGCTGCAGGGCACCGTCACGGAAGCCGAAAACATCATCCAGGATGCCGTCGCCAAGCTGGACGATCCCCTCCATGTCCGATGCACCAGCTCCCCAG ATTACCTCATAAGTCGAGCAGAGGTGGCGCTGAGGTCCGTCGATAACGTGAAAAAAGGCCAAGCGGAATATGTGAAAGACATGAAGG ATGCCGGAGCGCTGCTGAGGTCGCTGACGCACTTCTCCCACTCGGCTGCTGACACAATCATCAATGGCAGCGCCACAGCGCACATGGCGCCCACTGACCACGCAGATC GACTGACGGAGAACTGCAGAAGCTGCGCCACTCAGTGTTTGCAGTACTTGAAGGAGCTCAAGTCCAAGGGCACGCTGCAGAGGGCCGACCCAGCATCTATCAAAGTCATCATCCAGAAGATCCTACACCTGGGCCAG gagcTGCGACCGAAAGGCATGGACGTCCGCCAGGATGAGCTGGGAGATCTGGTTGACAaggaaatggccgccacctccgCAGCCATCGAGGAGGCCGTCCGCAGGATTGAT GAAGTGATGAATCAGGCCCGGAAAGACACGTCGGGAATTAAACTGGAGGTCAATGAAAG GATCCTAAACAGTTGCACAGACCTCATGAAG GCCATCCGCATGCTGGTCCTTGCCTCCACGGAATTGCAAAAGGAGATCGTGGAGAGCGGCAGG GGCGCGGCCTCCGTCAGGGAGTTCTACGCCAAGAACTCTCGCTGGACCGAGGGGCTGATCTCTGCAGCTAAGGCGGTGGGCTGGGGGGCCACTGAGATGGT TGAGTCTGCTGACAAGGTGGTGCTGCACACGGGCAAATATGAAGAGTTGATCGTCTGCTCGCACGAGATCGCCGCCAGCACTGCGCAGCTCGTCGCCGCCTCTAAG GTGAAAGCAGACCGTCACAGCAAGAGGCTGACGGTGCTCCAGCAGGCTTCTCGCCTGGTCAACGAAATGGCCGCCAAAGTGGTGGGCTCGACCAGGACGGGACAGGATGACCTGGACGACAAGG ATCCCATGGACTTTTCTGGGTTTTCGCTTATCAAGTTCAAGAAAGAAGAAATGGAGTCGCAG GTGAAGGTGCTAGAGCTGGAGTCTCAGCTGGAGAACGAGCGTCTGCGTCTGGGCGAGTTGAGGAAGCAACACTACACTCTGGCCGGCGTGCCCCTGGACCAGCTGCAGCTGGACGACGGCAGCAGCGATGATCCCGCCTCGCTGGTGTCAATGTCGATGTCGCCAAAGTTCAACAAGCCGGCGCTCATGAAGAAGCCCACGCTGGCCCAGAAGCCCAACGTCCTGCTCAAGTCTCCC ttCAAGTAA
- the hip1rb gene encoding huntingtin interacting protein 1 related b isoform X2, with product MESQLSSISKAINSTETPVKEKHARRIILGTHREKGAFTFWSYALGFPLASSSILSWKFCHVLHKVLRDGHRNVLQDCMRHFSSIVELGQLWGNLHDRYGQLVALYSKLLCTKLKFHNKHSEIPANLEVSDEVLERTAGTDVNNVFQLTVEVFDYMDVELKLAETVLRQLNSSIAISTLTSGQCRLSPLIQVIQDCSQLYHFMVKLLFKLHACLPADTLQGHRDRFRDQFQSLKTFFNRAREMYYFKRLIQIPRLPDSPPNFLHAASLAKHVKLVVVIPDEDDGDDDDDEPEPLIDVSDANSQAAPQPDIFDQAFGPPNGGFDDRDAQIESLKRDLELLRAELEKVKAEAQRYITQLKSQINSLEAELEEQRSQKQRALVENEQLRIALEVARRRNTEHESLQSTFVEAEQRAQATEQRYNKLKEKHTELVASHAELLRKSADTVKMLSATQQTQEEVARTKQQLTFEVDRIRQEADMKMEEQKFEMEKLRRELSEKMAEITLIKANLQSSELTSAQVNSSMTALQAEKERLMRSVSEKEAQLSSVRQSAQLQQSTVQQEKDKSSKELSELQAKLKEKARQEELLKQKLLDEQFALLQGTVTEAENIIQDAVAKLDDPLHVRCTSSPDYLISRAEVALRSVDNVKKGQAEYVKDMKDAGALLRSLTHFSHSAADTIINGSATAHMAPTDHADRLTENCRSCATQCLQYLKELKSKGTLQRADPASIKVIIQKILHLGQELRPKGMDVRQDELGDLVDKEMAATSAAIEEAVRRIDEVMNQARKDTSGIKLEVNERILNSCTDLMKAIRMLVLASTELQKEIVESGRGAASVREFYAKNSRWTEGLISAAKAVGWGATEMVESADKVVLHTGKYEELIVCSHEIAASTAQLVAASKVKADRHSKRLTVLQQASRLVNEMAAKVVGSTRTGQDDLDDKDPMDFSGFSLIKFKKEEMESQVKVLELESQLENERLRLGELRKQHYTLAGVPLDQLQLDDGSSDDPASLVSMSMSPKFNKPALMKKPTLAQKPNVLLKSPFK from the exons ATGGAGTCACAG CTAAGCAGCATCAGCAAAGCCATCAATTCCACCGAAACACCTGTGAAAGAGAAGCATGCACGac GCATCATCCTGGGCACTCACCGGGAGAAGGGGGCCTTCACCTTCTGGTCCTACGCCCTGGGCTTCCCCCTGGCCAGCAGCTCCATCCTCAGCTGGAAGTTCTGCCACGTGCTGCACAAAGTCCTACGCGACGGCCACCGCAAT GTGTTACAAGACTGCATGAGACATTTCAGCTCTATTGTGGAACTTGGCCAGCTTTGG GGCAACCTGCACGATCGATACGGACAGTTGGTGGCGCTCTATTCCAAGCTGCTCTGCACCAAACTGAAGTTTCACAACAAG CACTCTGAAATCCCCGCCAACTTGGAGGTCTCAGATGAGGTGCTGGAGCGCACGGCGGGGACAGACGTCAACAATGT CTTCCAGCTTACCGTGGAGGTGTTTGATTACATGGATGTCGAGTTGAAGTTGGCTgagacag TGCTGCGGCAGCTCAACTCGTCCATCGCCATCTCCACGCTCACGTCGGGCCAGTGTCGCCTGTCTCCGCTTATACAGGTCATCCAGGACTGCAGTCAACTCTACCACTTCATGGTGAAGCTGCTCTTCAAGCTGCATGCAT GTCTCCCCGCTGACACTTTACAAGGACACCGGGATCGCTTCCGGGACCAGTTCCAGAG CCTCAAGACCTTCTTCAATAGAGCCAGAGAGATGTACTACTTCAAAAGGCTCATTCAGATCCCCAGACTGCCTGAT TCGCCACCCAACTTCCTGCACGCGGCCTCACTGGCGAAGCACGTCAAGCTGGTGGTGGTCATCCCCGACGAGGATGACggcgatgacgatgacgatgagcCCGAGCCGCTCATTGACGTTAGTGACGCTAACTCGCAGGCCGCGCCACAGCCCGACATCTTCGATCAGGCCTTCGGCCCGCCCAATGGAGGCTTCGACGACAG GGATGCCCAGATTGAGAGCCTCAAGCGGGATCTGGAGTTATTGCGAGCTGAGCTGGAGAAGGTGAAAGCCGAG GCTCAGCGCTACATCACGCAACTCAAGTCGCAGATCAACAGCTTGGAGGCGGAGCTGGAGGAGCAGAGGTCTCAGAAGCAACGCGCGCTGGTGGAAAACGAGCAGCTGCGCATCGCCCTGGAGGTGGCGCGCCGCCGCAACACCGAGCACGAAAGCCTGCAGAGCACCTTCGTGGAGGCCGAAC AACGCGCCCAGGCCACAGAGCAACGCTACAATAAGCTGAAAGAGAAGCACACGGAGCTGGTGGCCAGTCATGCTGAACTACTTCGCAAG AGTGCCGACACGGTGAAGATGCTGTCTGCCACCCAGCAGACTCAGGAGGAGGTGGCGAGGACCAAGCAGCAGCTGACCTTTGAGGTGGATCGGATAAGGCAGGAGGCGGACATGAAG ATGGAGGAGCAGAAGTTTGAGATGGAGAAGCTGAGGAGGGAACTGTCCGAGAAGATGGCGGAAATAACGCTCATCAAGGCCAACCTGCAGAGCAGCGAGCTG ACTTCGGCCCAAGTCAACAGCAGCATGACCGCCCTGCAGGCGGAGAAGGAGCGCCTGATGCGCTCGGTGAGTGAGAAGGAGGCCCAGCTGTCGTCCGTGCGCCAGAGCGCGCAGCTGCAGCAGTCCACGGTGCAGCAGGAGAAGGACAAGAGCAGCAAGGAGCTTAGCGAGCTGCAGGCCAAGCTCAAGGAGAAG GCCAGACAGGAGGAGCTGCTGAAGCAGAAGCTCCTGGATGAGCAATTTGCGTTGCTGCAGGGCACCGTCACGGAAGCCGAAAACATCATCCAGGATGCCGTCGCCAAGCTGGACGATCCCCTCCATGTCCGATGCACCAGCTCCCCAG ATTACCTCATAAGTCGAGCAGAGGTGGCGCTGAGGTCCGTCGATAACGTGAAAAAAGGCCAAGCGGAATATGTGAAAGACATGAAGG ATGCCGGAGCGCTGCTGAGGTCGCTGACGCACTTCTCCCACTCGGCTGCTGACACAATCATCAATGGCAGCGCCACAGCGCACATGGCGCCCACTGACCACGCAGATC GACTGACGGAGAACTGCAGAAGCTGCGCCACTCAGTGTTTGCAGTACTTGAAGGAGCTCAAGTCCAAGGGCACGCTGCAGAGGGCCGACCCAGCATCTATCAAAGTCATCATCCAGAAGATCCTACACCTGGGCCAG gagcTGCGACCGAAAGGCATGGACGTCCGCCAGGATGAGCTGGGAGATCTGGTTGACAaggaaatggccgccacctccgCAGCCATCGAGGAGGCCGTCCGCAGGATTGAT GAAGTGATGAATCAGGCCCGGAAAGACACGTCGGGAATTAAACTGGAGGTCAATGAAAG GATCCTAAACAGTTGCACAGACCTCATGAAG GCCATCCGCATGCTGGTCCTTGCCTCCACGGAATTGCAAAAGGAGATCGTGGAGAGCGGCAGG GGCGCGGCCTCCGTCAGGGAGTTCTACGCCAAGAACTCTCGCTGGACCGAGGGGCTGATCTCTGCAGCTAAGGCGGTGGGCTGGGGGGCCACTGAGATGGT TGAGTCTGCTGACAAGGTGGTGCTGCACACGGGCAAATATGAAGAGTTGATCGTCTGCTCGCACGAGATCGCCGCCAGCACTGCGCAGCTCGTCGCCGCCTCTAAG GTGAAAGCAGACCGTCACAGCAAGAGGCTGACGGTGCTCCAGCAGGCTTCTCGCCTGGTCAACGAAATGGCCGCCAAAGTGGTGGGCTCGACCAGGACGGGACAGGATGACCTGGACGACAAGG ATCCCATGGACTTTTCTGGGTTTTCGCTTATCAAGTTCAAGAAAGAAGAAATGGAGTCGCAG GTGAAGGTGCTAGAGCTGGAGTCTCAGCTGGAGAACGAGCGTCTGCGTCTGGGCGAGTTGAGGAAGCAACACTACACTCTGGCCGGCGTGCCCCTGGACCAGCTGCAGCTGGACGACGGCAGCAGCGATGATCCCGCCTCGCTGGTGTCAATGTCGATGTCGCCAAAGTTCAACAAGCCGGCGCTCATGAAGAAGCCCACGCTGGCCCAGAAGCCCAACGTCCTGCTCAAGTCTCCC ttCAAGTAA